The Gracilimonas sediminicola sequence AACGTTGGCTGAACTAATCTCTAAAACTTCTTTGGCTATCTCATCAGAAAAATAGGTGTGGGCAAGAAAAGAATGCAGCTGATGGTTCGTCTCTGAATTTAGGAATAACTCAAAAAAGCTTGGGTCAATCACGGCATGGGAAACACGTTCCTGAAGTCCGCCAAGCGACGGGGCATTTGAATATTCAGGATAACCCTGATTGTATTCAAGCTTCCAGAAATCCTCACTTTTCATATAAAAGAAAGGCAAAGCGATTGTTGTTGACCGTTCTTCTCCCATAATGGCATTCCAGTACGTGAAAAAGGTTTCAACCAGCTCCTGAGTCAATGTTATCTGATTGCTTGCAATCCATCCCTGTTCTGCTCCATCCAGAATACTAAGCAGTAAAAAAGGTTTATGTGGAGCTCTGCCTTTGGTACGTTCATCCCAGTATTTAGGGTTTTTATCGCTGTTGAGATTTCTAAACAGCTCCAATATGTGAGCAGGGATTTTTTCCATGTGCCCAATGATAGCTTACTGTTTTCAAAAAGGCTAAATCTTATCTGAAAAAATCATCAAGACTTTTGAAAATTTCTATTTAGAAGAAAATTCCAAAACGTATAGACGAAAATATTTTTTCACATAGATGCCTTTTTAAAAGCATCTAAGAGTTTTTGAAAAGAGTATAGATTGAACTGCATGTATCCCATCACCCCCATAAGCAAAGCCTATGACACGGCTGGAACCATTCTCTCCCGAATACTTTTATACCCATCAACTAAATGAATGAAGAATACCAAACGAACCCCGGATTTACCAGATGAAAAAGTTAATACTGCTTGCACCTGTTTTATTTTTAATCACAGCGTGTGGCGATAGCAAATACAGCACCAATGATAAAAATGTAGTGGGGCAGGAGATCAGCTACTCCACCGATGAGATTACCATGAACGGGTATATCAGTCAGGACGAAAACAACTTTGCCAAGCGCCCGGGGGTGCTGGTGGTGCATGAGTGGTGGGGCCACGATGAGCATGCACGCCGGGCAGCGGATGAACTGGCCAAGCTCGGCTATGTAGCCCTTGCCGTGGATATGTACGGAAACGGCAAGCAGGCTTCCCATCCTGATGATGCCATGAAGTTCTCCAACAACGTGATGAGCAATTTCGACACGGCCAAAGCACGGTTTAATGCGGCCCTGGAAACCCTCAAAAACCGGGGTAATGTGGATTCCACTAAAATCGGGGCTATCGGCTATTGTTTTGGAGGAAGTGTGATCCTGGCCATGGCCAACTCCGGCTCCGATCTGGATGGCGTGGCTGCTTTTCATGCCGGTCTCCAACTCCCTGTGATGCCTCAGGACAGCCTCTCCTCCCGCATCCTGATCTTAAATGGCGCCGATGATCCCTTTGTGACGGAAGAGCAGGTGGCCAACCTGACCGGTGCTTATGAAGAACTGGGCGCAGACTATCAATACATCAATTACGACGGCGCCCAACATGCCTACACTAACCCCGCCGCCGATTCCCTCGGCCAGAAGTTTGACCTCCCGCTGGCCTACAACGCCCAGGCCGACAGCCTGAGTTGGGAGGAGATGAAGGGCTTTTTGAATGAGACCTTTTCCGGCGACGAGGCGGAGAAGTAATCAAACATTTACTTAAAGAGTAAGGCCCGTCCGCCAGCCGGGGACGGATAAGATAGTATAACAACGCCCCTGTCATCTTGAACGTAGCGAAGGATCTGCCGGTGGAATATCGAATATTCAACATTCAACATTAAATGTTGAAGTTTTTGTAAAGGCAGGCCAGGGATGACGGGTGATGAGGGTAGGTTGTATTCCTTTACACAAGCGAACGGGTTTCAACCCTTCGCGGTGGTTGATCGTTGG is a genomic window containing:
- a CDS encoding HNH endonuclease — translated: MEKIPAHILELFRNLNSDKNPKYWDERTKGRAPHKPFLLLSILDGAEQGWIASNQITLTQELVETFFTYWNAIMGEERSTTIALPFFYMKSEDFWKLEYNQGYPEYSNAPSLGGLQERVSHAVIDPSFFELFLNSETNHQLHSFLAHTYFSDEIAKEVLEISSANVQSYQYTRRLVEIAAEPFVKFHGDKTDKQKYRTGKYQVREQGFSRIVRSNYNYTCALCRNRVVTPGGKTLVEGAHIIPWSKSRNDDPRNGISLCRSHHWMFDTFMFTVNPNFKIQFSRWLKDQKNEIGELWELSNESILLPEESFRPSGQALEYHNEKFEEFQESF
- a CDS encoding dienelactone hydrolase family protein codes for the protein MKKLILLAPVLFLITACGDSKYSTNDKNVVGQEISYSTDEITMNGYISQDENNFAKRPGVLVVHEWWGHDEHARRAADELAKLGYVALAVDMYGNGKQASHPDDAMKFSNNVMSNFDTAKARFNAALETLKNRGNVDSTKIGAIGYCFGGSVILAMANSGSDLDGVAAFHAGLQLPVMPQDSLSSRILILNGADDPFVTEEQVANLTGAYEELGADYQYINYDGAQHAYTNPAADSLGQKFDLPLAYNAQADSLSWEEMKGFLNETFSGDEAEK